In the Euphorbia lathyris chromosome 5, ddEupLath1.1, whole genome shotgun sequence genome, one interval contains:
- the LOC136228894 gene encoding protein FLOWERINGUS T 1-like: MAGGGGRRGSGDVLALGRVIGDILDPFQSSIPLHVSYNKPITNGCELKPSHVVNPPRVEIGGSDLRTFYTLVMVDPDAPNPSDPTLKEYVHWLVTDIPATTGPTYGQEILGYESPRPAMGIHRYVLILFQQKKRQTVDAPGWRQHFNTRDFAEFYNLGSPVAAVYFNCQRENSSRGRRILLN, encoded by the exons ATGgcaggaggaggaggaagaagaggaagtgGAGATGTATTAGCTCTAGGGAGAGTTATAGGAGATATTTTAGACCCTTTTCAATCATCAATTCCTCTTCATGTTTCTTATAATAAACCTATTACTAATGGATGTGAGCTCAAACCGTCACATGTCGTTAATCCGCCTCGCGTTGAGATCGGTGGTTCTGATTTACGCACTTTTTACACTTTG GTTATGGTGGACCCAGATGCACCTAACCCCAGTGATCCTACTCTCAAAGAATATGTGCATTG GTTGGTGACTGATATTCCAGCAACTACAGGGCCAACCTATG GGCAAGAGATATTGGGGTATGAAAGTCCAAGACCAGCCATGGGAATACATCGATACGTATTGATACtattccaacaaaagaagagaCAAACAGTAGATGCACCTGGATGGCGTCAGCATTTTAATACCAGAGACTTTGCTGAGTTTTATAATCTTGGTTCTCCTGTTGCTGCTGTTTATTTCAACTGTCAAAGGGAAAATAGCTCTCGTGGAAGAAGAATTTTACTCAATTAA